The following are from one region of the Cervus canadensis isolate Bull #8, Minnesota chromosome 21, ASM1932006v1, whole genome shotgun sequence genome:
- the LOC122423778 gene encoding asparagine--tRNA ligase, cytoplasmic-like, whose amino-acid sequence MSLEVARAPAGMVLAELYVSDREGNDATGDGTKEKPFKTGLKALMTVGKEPFPTIYVDSQKENERWDVISKSQMKNIRKLWHREQMKSESREKQEAEDNLRREKNLEEAKKITIKNDPSLPEPKCVKIRELEGYRGQRVKVFGWVHRLRRQGKNLMFLVLRDGTGFLQCVLSDNLCQCYNGVVLSTESSVAVYGMLNLTPKGKQAPGGHELSCDFWELIGLAPAGGADNLINEESDVDVQLNNRHMMIRGENMSKILKARSVVTRCFRDHFFDRGYHEITPPTLVQTQVEGGATLFKLDYFGEEAYLTQSSQLYLETCIPALGDVFCIAQSYRAEQSRTQRHLAEYTHVEAECPFLTFEELLSRLEDLVCDVVDRVLKSPAGSIVRDLNPNFKPPKRPFKRMNYSDAIVWLKEHNIKKEDGTFYEFGEDIPEAPERLMTDTINEPILLCRFPVEIKSFYMQRCPEDPRLTESVDVLMPNVGEIVGGSMRIWDNEEILAGYKREGIDPTPYYWYTDQRKYGTCPHGGYGLGLERFLTWILDRYHIRDVCLYPRFVQRCKP is encoded by the coding sequence ATGTCCTTGGAGGTGGCCAGGGCGCCCGCAGGGATGGTGCTCGCAGAGCTGTATGTCTCCGACCGAGAGGGAAATGATGCTACCGGTGATGGAACCAAGGAGAAACCTTTTAAAACAGGCCTTAAGGCTTTGATGACAGTTGGAAAAGAACCCTTTCCTACCATTTATGTAgattcacaaaaagaaaatgagaggtgGGATGTTATCTCTAAGTCCCAGATGAAGAACATCAGGAAGCTGTGGCACAGGGAGCAGATGAAGAGTGAGTCCCGGGagaagcaggaggcagaagaCAACTTGCGAAGAGAGAAGAACCTGGAAGAAGCAAAGAAGATCACCATTAAAAACGACCCAAGTCTTCCAGAGCCGAAATGTGTGAAGATTCGGGAACTAGAAGGATATAGAGGCCAAAGGGTAAAGGTATTTGGCTGGGTCCACAGGCTGCGTCGGCAAGGAAAGAATTTAATGTTTCTAGTGTTGCGGGACGGTACGGGTTTTCTCCAGTGTGTCTTGTCAGATAATTTGTGTCAGTGTTACAACGGTGTTGTCTTGTCCACTGAGAGCAGCGTTGCAGTGTATGGAATGCTGAATCTTACCCCGAAGGGCAAGCAGGCTCCGGGGGGCCACGAGCTGAGCTGTGACTTCTGGGAACTGATTGGGTTGGCCCCCGCCGGAGGCGCTGACAACTTGATCAACGAGGAGTCTGACGTCGACGTCCAGCTCAACAACAGACACATGATGATCCGGGGGGAGAACATGTCGAAGATCCTGAAGGCGCGCTCCGTGGTCACCAGGTGCTTCAGAGACCACTTCTTCGACAGGGGGTACCACGAAATTACTCCTCCAACGTTAGTGCAAACACAGGTGGAAGGCGGTGCCACACTCTTCAAGCTGGACTACTTTGGGGAAGAGGCATATCTGACCCAGTCCTCTCAGCTCTACCTGGAGACCTGCATTCCTGCTCTGGGGGATGTCTTTTGTATCGCACAGTCATACAGGGCGGAACAGTCCAGAACACAAAGGCACCTGGCTGAATACACTCATGTGGAAGCTGAGTGTCCTTTCCTGACCTTCGAGGAGCTCCTGAGCCGACTGGAGGACTTGGTGTGTGACGTGGTCGATAGAGTCTTGAAGTCACCTGCAGGAAGCATAGTGCGTGACCTCAACCCGAATTTTAAGCCCCCTAAACGGCCTTTCAAACGGATGAACTATTCAGATGCTATTGTGTGGCTGAAAGAACACAACATAAAGAAAGAAGATGGAACCTTCTATGAATTTGGAGAGGACATCCCGGAAGCTCCGGAGAGGCTGATGACGGACACCATCAACGAGCCCATCCTGCTGTGTCGCTTTCCCGTGGAGATCAAGTCCTTCTACATGCAGCGCTGTCCCGAGGACCCCCGCCTCACCGAATCTGTCGACGTGTTGATGCCCAACGTTGGTGAGATTGTGGGCGGCTCCATGCGTATCTGGGATAATGAAGagatcctggcaggttacaaaAGAGAAGGGATTGACCCCACTCCCTATTACTGGTACACGGACCAGAGAAAGTATGGCACGTGTCCACATGGTGGCTATGGCCTGGGCTTGGAACGATTCTTGACCTGGATTCTGGACAGATACCACATCCGAGATGTGTGCTTGTACCCTCGGTTTGTCCAGCGCTGCAAGCCGTGA
- the LOC122423153 gene encoding uncharacterized protein LOC122423153: MTELFYKFPKPEALREAEWGEEGAVIRSRRRVSTASRLGLVLTSVSVNVLAVATHYSCEEIQTLHGKPDTDAIIGKLFYYPIPPYAFQGKINQFQVTLVHNVRLPRWLEYNASIKTLQGLPLEDEGRDFQIMASVPGDFCLQQTQTASITSTLHVLDRDDVKETSLIPSPSGVQRGSKFSSNVAEITIKAAAETLGFGNRLFLVHTLADYFHLDLS, translated from the exons ATGACTGAGCTGTTCTATAAGTTCCCGAAACCAGAGGCGTTGAGAGAAGcggagtggggagaggaaggagcagtGATAAGAAGCCGCAG AAGAGTTTCCACAGCATCGCGTCTGGGGCTGGTGCTGACATCTGTCTCTGTGAATGTGCTGGCTGTGGCAACTCACTATTCGTGCGAAGAGATCCAAACTCTTCATGGCAAGCCAGACACAGATGCTATCATTGGAAAATTATTCTATTATCCAATTCCTCCATATGCTTTCCAAGGGAAAATAAACCAGTTTCAG GTTACACTGGTTCATAATGTTAGACTGCCAAGATGGCTAGAATATAACGCTTCTATCAAGACCTTGCAAGGACTGCCTTTAGAAGATGAAGGAAGAGATTTCCAAATCATGGCCTCGGTGCCTGGGGATTTCTGTCTCCAGCAAACGCAAACAGCCTCCATTACCTCTACCCTTCATGTGCTGGACAGGGATGACGTAAAGGAAACAAGTTTGATTCCCTCTCCAAGTGG GGTCCAAAGAGGCTCAAAGTTTTCTAGCAACGTAGCTGAAATCACCATTAAAGCAGCTGCCGAAACTCTTGGTTTTGGAAACCGTCTCTTTTTGGTACACACACTGGCAGACTATTTCCACTTGGATCTGTCTTGA